The window CAAATATTGAGATAATAATTGCTGATAACTGCTCTACAGATAATACGGAGACAGTAGTAAAAAATTTTAATGATTCACGTATTCGATATTTCAGACATGAGACAAATATCGGTCCAATTAAGAATACTAATTTTTGTCTTGATGTTGCAAGTGGCAATTATTTCTTACTTCTGCATGATGATGACTCGATTGATGATGATTTTGTAGAAAGTTGTATGAAGGCGGCTAACCATTCTACTGATATTGGTCTTATAAGGACTGGAGTACGCAGGATTGACTCACAAGGGAAAATATTGGGAGGAAGGCTTAATATGGCTGGAGGTCTTTCAACCGAAGAATTTTTTGTGGCATTTCTTTCACGTAAGGTGTCCATGCTTCTGTGTAGTATGCTTTTTAATACAAAAAGACTAAAAGAGGTAGGAGGTTTTCATTCCATATATCTTCATTGGGATGATGTATATGCCGGCATGCAGATGGCAGCAAGGTTTGGTAGGGTAGACGTGAAAGATATCAAAGCAAGTTTCAGAAGACATACTTCACAGACAACTTTTAATGTAAACATTAGAGAATGGGTTGAAGATGCTATCTTTTTATTAAATGCCATGTGTGATTTAGTTCCTCAAAAGAAATCACTGATCAGGAATTTAGGAATGCAATATTTTGCAAGACATAGCTATGAAATAGCAAGCAATATAAGATCACCTTTAAGAAGATTTCTGGCAAATTTAATAGTTTTTAAAGAATTTAAATACCGACATTTACCTCCCGCCATTCATACAATATTTTCACATACCCCTTTACCGTATATTTTAAAGTCTATAGGTAGATAATCATAATGTTTCGAAATCCGAGGTGAATTATGAAAACAGACAGTTTCTCCGGACCACTTTTTCTTATCGGCATTGGAAGAAGCGGTACAAAGCTCCTGAGAGATCTTTTAAATCAAAATCCAAGGATTGGTATTCCTATTGCGGAAAGTAATTTTATTCCTATTATGATAAAGAAATATGGAAATCCACCCCATTTTGATAATGATACCGAGTTTCAGTCGTTTTATGAAGAATATACTAAAACCAGTTTCTTCTGGTGGATGAAAAAATTCGATTGTGTTATGAGCAAAGATTTCCTTAACAAAAATGCGGACAAAAACTCCTGGAGGTCCATTTTTGAGGTTATTCTCAGGTATCATGTCCTTCCTGGAAGGGATAAGGACTTTATCTGGGGTGATAAAACTCCATCCTATTTATATCACATCGATCTGCTGAATGAGTTATATCCCAGGGCAAGGTTTTTACACATTATACGAGATCCTCGTGACTGCTGTATTTCAACGCAGAAGGCGTGGGGAACAAATCTTTTCACTGTTGCAGATGGATGGCGTCGTGGTGTTGAAGTTGCGCGAACGAGTGGAAAGCAGCTTGGAAATAACTATATGGAGGTTTACTATGAATCATTAATTGACGATCCAGAGAAAACATTGATAAATATCTGTGAATTCCTGGGATGTGAATTTGCCTCCGTAATGATGCAATTGGGGAGGGATACGGAAAATCTTGGCGAAGCTAAAGGGAAAACCAGGATCGTGCGGCATAACAAAAAAAAATATACTGACCAGCTATCAATAACTGAAATCAGGCGGATTGAAGAAATTGTTTATCCTGTTATGGAGTCGACACAGTATGAATTTGAATACGCGGTAAGTTACAGGCCATTAAGCAATATTAAGTTAAGGATTTACAGCAGGGTTAATAAATGGAATCGCCTAATGTTTGACCTTAAGACAAAAGGATTGGTTGAGGGGATAAAATACCATTTTGGAACCCTTAAAAACTAATATACCAAAACCGATTTGGTTTTCGGTTTTTCTGGAAACCAAATCTTGGTGAAGGTATACTCGCTCCATTTTATCTCGGATTTTATCCGAAAACCATTATGAGATGAGTATAGTTTAAAAAAAATGAAGATTGCGTATATTTTAAACATATTTCCATGCCTGTACCACACTTTCATCCTTAATGACATCCTTCATTTGATTAAAAGTGGACACGAGGTCTCCATCTTTTCTATAGGCAGATCTCACGAAAAAGTAATGAATAAAGGTGTTGTCAGCCTGAAAGACAAAACATACTACTTTGATGATTTTCTGGTAGAAAACAGTCGAGGTTTTACTAAGCACCTTGTTGAGTTTGCAAAAAACTATAGAAAATATAACCCCATTTATACACTTTTGGGGAAAATTTTATTCAAAAATAGTGCTTATGATGCTGGTGTTGAAAAGTATTCCACAAAATTTGGCTGGGAGATCCACGCATTTATGAAAATTGCTGACAAGATAAAGAGAGAAAATGTTGATATTATTCACGGTGCTTTTGGTGCAAACGAATCAACAGCTGCAATGATTCTTTCAGATTTAACCGGGATTCCATTCTCTTTTGAAACTCATGCCAAAGATCTGTTTGTTAATTTTCAATATCCAGGTGAAAAAATAGAAAAGGCAAAAAAAATATTTACCATCTCAGAGTATAACAAAAATTATTTGATAAATGATTTAAAATGTTCTGCCTCTAAAATTGTCCTTAAAAGAGTACCTTTTAACAAAAGCCATTGTGATCAAATACCTGAGAAACAAAGAAAAGATGACCTTATCCTATCGGTATGCCGCTTGAATCCCATAAAGGGACTGAAATACGCAATTGAGGCATTTAATCTGGTTGCTCAAAAAAGGGATGATATCATGTTCAAAATTATTGGTGATGGCCCCCTTAAAGATGAATTGTTCAAGAAAGTGGAGAAACTACATTTAACCGACAAAATCAGCTTTCTTGGAAATTTGAGTAATGAAAATGCGATGGATTTAGTAGCACAATCAGCAATTGTACTATTACCCTCAGTTATTGCAGAAAATGGGGATAGGGATGGAATACCTACTTCACTCATAGAAGCAATGTATTTAAAAACACCGGTGATTAGTTCCAGAATTTCTGGAATCCCGGAATTGATAGATGACGGAATTAATGGTTTTTTAACCGAACCGGGGAACGTAAAACAGATAGCAGAAAGAATAGATACACTTTTATCAGACAAATCATTAAGAACTGAAATGGGTGAGCGGGCAAGAGAGAAGGTAACTAATCAATTTAATATTGAAGAGAATTCAAACAAGTTGATAGATACCTGGAAAGGAATAACATAAAAAACAGTCTTTTTCCTGGCTCAATTATTTAGCATCTTATAAAAAAAGAATGGATAATTTAAAAATAGAAACGATAAGACTTGATTTACTTTCATCAGCGATTAAGGGTAAAGTAAACTTTGTTTCGAATGGTTTTAAGCGAGTTGAGCAACATATTAATGATTCATGTTCTCAATTAATAGATGTTCATTCTCAACATGGGGTACGCATACACTATCTTCGAACCACTACGGAAGATGCCCCAAAGAAAATGAATATATTTCTGGCGGAAAAAATCAACGATGTTATAGAAAGTAATGAATCTGGTATCCTATTAAAGGTAAGCAACGAAAAAAGTCAATATACAGTCTGGTTACCATCTACCGCTGGCATATTCTCATTTGACAATCATCAGCGCATTGGTACGTCTTCTAAAACACACATTTCATACTCTGGGGAACCCTATCCTCATATTGAAATCGGTTTTTTACAGAATAGTAAGATCGGGGAGATAGCCGTTGTCTCCTTTATATCTATGGAAGACCGGAATGGAAAGCTCTTTGACGAGCTAAATTCCTTAACTGATGTTGAACTGCGTCTTTATCTGAAATCAAATTGGTTCTTTGCTAAAGCACCTATAGATGTCTGGAATTACCTGATTAACGGAAGTCTTTATGATCCTCGATACAATAAATATAATCATCGCTCACATAGAGGTGCTAATAAGCGGCACAAATGCCAGCAATGCGCATATTCATGGTGGAATTACTTAAAATATCTACACAGGGAAACCGATAAAAGAATATACGATATCATACAGGATGAAATTGCTTATTCCGTCCTGCTGGATATGTCGGCCGAAGGGAAGTGGAAGCATGGTTTTTGGTATGACGACATGGAAACACATGCCCGGTTTCAACTTGATGGCATCCATCTGCTTATTTCTCAGTACGAAAAATCTGATGACCCAATGTGGTTGGAAGCTGCACAAAGAGGGATGACATTTGTTGCGGAGCATCTTATGGAACAACTTGATGACGGCAGTCTATGGTTTCTGCATGATACTGTTGAACAGAAACATCCACATCGTCTGGAATCAACGATTTTCGGGAAAACGTCGGGTAATTCCTTATGTATTAATACCCATGTGCAGGCCCTTACGGTATTGCATCGCCTGCGTTCTGTAATCCCTGAGAAAAAAATCTATGATGAGATGTTCGAAAAGGGTAAAAATGCTTTGTATAGATTGTTGAATCTCCAGCCTGGAGACATAATATATAGACCCTTAGTGTCCTTACTGATGAAGTATAAATCAAGGAAACGTCCCGTTTCGATTTTAGGTAGGCTGTGGAACCGGCTTGAATGGGAAATAATAGGGACTTTATATGATGTTGTACGGCGATATACTCCAAGAATCGCCCAACCAGGTGGCTTTATAGATCGGGACTTGACCGCCTCATCTTTTGATGATACGTATCATGTCATAAACATTAAGGATTTTCTGACACTGTACCGGCAAGAACAAATTATCTGGCTTCGTCCTTACATCATAAACGGTGTCGAATTTACCCGTAAATTGCTTGAAAAAAAAATAAAGACTGATGATAAGTTGCACCATTACTATATTGAATATATAGACATACTCTTTCTCTATGATAAGCTTGTCAACCAGGTATCTTCTGATGAAATTGCTTCGGCAGAAGGGAAAATGTACCAACAAACGGGTGGATACTCACTCGATTATTATGCATCAGAACTTGTGAGAGGTCATTGAAGCAAAAGTAGATCACAATTTTATTAAAACGTATTTCTCGATCCTTGGAGGTTGTTGTACCCACATGAAAATTGCCTTTATTGTTGATGCATTCCCATGTTTGTCTGAAACCTTTATATTGAATCAAATAACGGGTCTCATAGACAGGGGGCATGATGTGGATATTTTTGCTAATGGCCCAAGGAATGACACCATGATACATGCGGATATAGAAAGATATAACCTGCTCAACCGGACATTCTATTTTTCGCACGGAACTTCGTATCAAACAATGCCAAAAAATATCTGTGTTCGTATTATAAAAGCTATAATTCTGGTAATCACAAACTTTCATAAAAAACCTATCCCTTTGTTAAAATCACTAAATATTCTTACGTACGGGAAAGAATCAGCTTCCTTATGTTTACTGTATAAGACTGTTACATTTTTAAATAAAAACACCTATGACATTGTTCATTGTCATTTTGGACATAACGGTAATTTAGGTGTTATTTTGAAATACATTGGAGCTATCAAAGGTAAAGTTATTACCACATTCCATGGTGCTGATATTTCATGGTCTCTTAAGAGGCAAGGGTCTAACATGTATGATTATCTTTTTAAACAAGGAGACCTGTTTTTGCCGATAAGCGAGAGATGGAAGAAAGAGTTGATCCGTTTAGGGTGTAACGAGAGAAAAATTATTGTACACAGGATGGGTATCGATACGAGTAAATTTGAATATCTTGACCGCAAATTAAATGATGATGGTAAAATACAGCTCCTGACAATCGCTCGCCTGGTGGAAAAGAAAGGAGTTCAATATGGTATTCAGGCGGTTGCGAAAGTACTTAAAGAGTATCAAAATATAGAATACACGATAGTTGGAGATGGTCATTTAAAAAATGATTTAGAGAATTTGATAGATGAATTAAACATTAATAATAAGATAAAACTTGTCGGCCGTAAGCGTCAGGAAGAAATTATCGAGTTGATGAAACAGACAGACATCTTTTTAGCGCCAAGTGTGACAGCAGAAGATGGTGACCAGGAAGGGATTCCTGTAGTTTTGATGGAGGCATTATCCCAGGGGATACCGGTGATCAGTACCCGGCATAGCGGCATACCGGAGCTAGTAGAAGATGGAAAGTCCGGGTTCCTGGTTCCTGAGCGGGATGTGGAGGGGTTATCGGAGAAGCTTGAGTATCTTATCAAGCATCAAGAAACATGGCCTCAGATGGGTCGAGAAGGAAGTGCCTGTGTGGAAAAATATTTTGACATCAATAAGTTAAATAATCAGTTAGTCGAATTATATCAGCAACTATTGTCTGGAGATCTATAGTAAAACAATAATGTCAGCTTAACTTTGAGTGGGGAACCTTTTGAATTGGATATACAAAAAGATATTTATGATAAGCAGTATTTAAGCGGATACAGAGAAAGAGTAGATGGCTATGAGTTTGCTCGGTGGAAAGCACTAGAGCATCTTATTGGAAAGATTCTGAAATTAAGTGATTCAAAAAAAGTATTGGATTATGGTTGCGGCAGTGGTCTGCATGTTGGTTTATGGAAGAAAGCATTTCCACATGCAGATTTATGCTTCTGTGACATTAGTTCCGTGGCCCTTGAAAAACTGACAAACAAATACCCTGAATTCAAAGAAAGATGTGCAGAAATGAAAGGAACCAAGGCACAATTCGGCAGCGATTTGTTTGACGTTATTCTAAGTATTGAAGTTATGGAACATGTTGAAAATCTCGATAATTATCTGAGTGATGTTCATTCATTACTTAAACCCGGTGGGTTTTTTATATGGACTACTCCTTGCGCCAATCGTTTTTCAATTGAGTATGTATACAGTGCAATTACAAATCAAATAGAAAAGACAAGAGACGGTTACATAAAGTGGAAATGGGAAGATCCAAAACATCTTCGTCGTCTAAAGAGTAGTGAGATAAGATTCAAATTGCAGAATATTGGCTTCGTAAATACCGGATTTAGATTCAGATCTCATTTGTTTTCATTTGTCTGCACGAAGCTCTTTAGAGGTCCCTTACGGGAATTAGGAAAAAGAATGATTTTACTTGATTATTCTCTGTTTCGGAAACTTCCTAATGGTGCTTCCATGATTGGTTTTACGGAAAAGAGTAAATGATAAAATTGTCAATAATTTTATGAATATTTATGCGTAAAGATCTTATTGGTTGTCCAAATACGTTTCAAATAATGGATGAACACCCATTGAATTGACAACCAAACATCCAGTGTATCCTAGGATATAAGAATATACTCCTTTTATGATTGTTTTCGGATAAAATCTGAGAAAAAATGGAGCGAGTATAGTCCTCGGTGTTTTTTGTCCGGGGACAACTGCAACCTGTCTTTGGTTTTAGTATAATTGAAGCGGGTATATAAAAGAGTTTATAGCAGTATTAATCCAGGCTTGGATTCAATCTTGATGACGGATTATAAAGACAATCAGACATTTCTAGAGCAAAAAATTATATAGCCATCTAACATGGAAAAGGTAAATTCAGTCAATTGTTAAAAAAAGTTAACATTTGCTGTATCTCCAAAAAGGGCGGTAGAAATTTGTACTAAAATCTGCCTCTGCACCTTTACCACAAAATGTTAAAGGAGGAAAATGAGTGAAGATTCTAAATCTATATTGGCATAGTGTCGAGCCAGATTCTATTAATCCGTTATATCTTGATGATCTGAATCCAACGGCCTCTCTGTTCAGGGAGCATATTAAATACATCGCTGATAACTATAATCCTATATCTATATCTGAGTACATGGAAATTACAAGTGACAAAAGCTTGATTCGCTCCTATACAAAACCTCCCGTAGTAATAGGATTTGATGACGGATTCAAAAATGTAATTAAATATGCACTTCCTGTATTAAATGAATATCAGGTACCTGCTGTGTTCTTTGTTGTTGGTGAAATCCTAAGGAATCCCGACTTTGTTCCCTGGTTTGTAGAAATGTTTCATTTAATGCGCAAGGCAGAGAGAAAATCGATTGTTTTTGATAATGTCCAGATTGATTTAACTTCAAAACAGAGTTGTCGTTTACTGAGGCGTATGGTTATAAATTCCATTAAAGGATGTACATTGGAGGAAGATCGACAAAGATTACTGACTAATCTTGCAGGCTTGGTAGGTGTTGAACGACCCAGGGCTTCTGATC is drawn from Candidatus Scalindua sp. and contains these coding sequences:
- a CDS encoding glycosyltransferase family 2 protein, whose protein sequence is MINYFHPLITIAIPTYNRADGYLRQAITCAVKQTYPNIEIIIADNCSTDNTETVVKNFNDSRIRYFRHETNIGPIKNTNFCLDVASGNYFLLLHDDDSIDDDFVESCMKAANHSTDIGLIRTGVRRIDSQGKILGGRLNMAGGLSTEEFFVAFLSRKVSMLLCSMLFNTKRLKEVGGFHSIYLHWDDVYAGMQMAARFGRVDVKDIKASFRRHTSQTTFNVNIREWVEDAIFLLNAMCDLVPQKKSLIRNLGMQYFARHSYEIASNIRSPLRRFLANLIVFKEFKYRHLPPAIHTIFSHTPLPYILKSIGR
- a CDS encoding sulfotransferase: MKTDSFSGPLFLIGIGRSGTKLLRDLLNQNPRIGIPIAESNFIPIMIKKYGNPPHFDNDTEFQSFYEEYTKTSFFWWMKKFDCVMSKDFLNKNADKNSWRSIFEVILRYHVLPGRDKDFIWGDKTPSYLYHIDLLNELYPRARFLHIIRDPRDCCISTQKAWGTNLFTVADGWRRGVEVARTSGKQLGNNYMEVYYESLIDDPEKTLINICEFLGCEFASVMMQLGRDTENLGEAKGKTRIVRHNKKKYTDQLSITEIRRIEEIVYPVMESTQYEFEYAVSYRPLSNIKLRIYSRVNKWNRLMFDLKTKGLVEGIKYHFGTLKN
- a CDS encoding glycosyltransferase, translated to MNKGVVSLKDKTYYFDDFLVENSRGFTKHLVEFAKNYRKYNPIYTLLGKILFKNSAYDAGVEKYSTKFGWEIHAFMKIADKIKRENVDIIHGAFGANESTAAMILSDLTGIPFSFETHAKDLFVNFQYPGEKIEKAKKIFTISEYNKNYLINDLKCSASKIVLKRVPFNKSHCDQIPEKQRKDDLILSVCRLNPIKGLKYAIEAFNLVAQKRDDIMFKIIGDGPLKDELFKKVEKLHLTDKISFLGNLSNENAMDLVAQSAIVLLPSVIAENGDRDGIPTSLIEAMYLKTPVISSRISGIPELIDDGINGFLTEPGNVKQIAERIDTLLSDKSLRTEMGERAREKVTNQFNIEENSNKLIDTWKGIT
- a CDS encoding glycosyltransferase, producing MKIAFIVDAFPCLSETFILNQITGLIDRGHDVDIFANGPRNDTMIHADIERYNLLNRTFYFSHGTSYQTMPKNICVRIIKAIILVITNFHKKPIPLLKSLNILTYGKESASLCLLYKTVTFLNKNTYDIVHCHFGHNGNLGVILKYIGAIKGKVITTFHGADISWSLKRQGSNMYDYLFKQGDLFLPISERWKKELIRLGCNERKIIVHRMGIDTSKFEYLDRKLNDDGKIQLLTIARLVEKKGVQYGIQAVAKVLKEYQNIEYTIVGDGHLKNDLENLIDELNINNKIKLVGRKRQEEIIELMKQTDIFLAPSVTAEDGDQEGIPVVLMEALSQGIPVISTRHSGIPELVEDGKSGFLVPERDVEGLSEKLEYLIKHQETWPQMGREGSACVEKYFDINKLNNQLVELYQQLLSGDL
- a CDS encoding methyltransferase domain-containing protein, whose translation is MDIQKDIYDKQYLSGYRERVDGYEFARWKALEHLIGKILKLSDSKKVLDYGCGSGLHVGLWKKAFPHADLCFCDISSVALEKLTNKYPEFKERCAEMKGTKAQFGSDLFDVILSIEVMEHVENLDNYLSDVHSLLKPGGFFIWTTPCANRFSIEYVYSAITNQIEKTRDGYIKWKWEDPKHLRRLKSSEIRFKLQNIGFVNTGFRFRSHLFSFVCTKLFRGPLRELGKRMILLDYSLFRKLPNGASMIGFTEKSK
- a CDS encoding polysaccharide deacetylase family protein is translated as MKILNLYWHSVEPDSINPLYLDDLNPTASLFREHIKYIADNYNPISISEYMEITSDKSLIRSYTKPPVVIGFDDGFKNVIKYALPVLNEYQVPAVFFVVGEILRNPDFVPWFVEMFHLMRKAERKSIVFDNVQIDLTSKQSCRLLRRMVINSIKGCTLEEDRQRLLTNLAGLVGVERPRASDLEECLGFVSKEDLSNIGSDSLLTIASHGMTHRHLESLTYDEQVYELEQSDLLLKEHCPSYYPVISYPDGSFNSDTIEIAKGVYRSGFATSKNTSYANLYTYPRICIGYTTVQDLVYATCFTFSKALLHPSRKTSFIRMNFLLPLKRFFHPNY